A segment of the Paraburkholderia fungorum genome:
ACAATGGTCCCGTCGCCGGTCCCGATGAGCAGGCCACGGTGGATCGACACCATCCGGGCCTGTGATTGAAGGCATAATCTTTCAACCGTGCCTGACTACTGCCTGATGTCGACCCTAGATTCCAAGCCCTCTTCGAAAGAATCCACCGCCGGTGCGACCAGCACCGCCGATGCGAAAACCGTGGCCGGCGCTGCCGCGTTCTCCAAATTCATTGCCGTGCTGCAACTGGTCGCCGATGCCGAGACGCCGCCCAATGTCGCGAAGCTGAGCGCGGCGAGTGGCTATCCGCGTCCCACTGTCCACCGGATCGTGGCCGCGTTGCAGGCCGAGGGGTTGATCGTCGCGGCGGCCAACGGCACGACCTTCGGCCTCGGCCCGCGCCTCGTGAATCTGGCGAGCCGTAGCTGGGAACGCTCGGATTTGCGCCTCGCCGCCGTCGATGCGCTGATGGAATTGCGCAACGTCACATCGGAGACGATTCACCTGGCGGTGCCGAGTCAGGGCGAGATGGTGTACATCGAAAAGCTGGAAAGCCCGCACGCGGTGCGCATGGCATCGCGCGTCGGCACACGGGTGTCGCTCACGTCGAGTTCGGTGGGCAAGGCGTATCTCGCGACACTCGGTGTGGCCGAGCGCGAAGCGTTGCTGAAAGACGCGCCGCTGGAGCGCTTCACGGAACGCACGCTGGTCAGTCTCGACGACGTGCGCAACGAAGTCGCCGCCACCGAACAACGTGGCTACGCCGAAGATCGCGAAGAAAACGAAATCGCGATTTCCTGCTTCGGTGCGGCGATTCGCGGAACCGATGGGCGTGCGGTCGGCTGCATCAGTATCAGCATGCCGACTTATCGGTTGAAGGCGGACGCGCAAGCGTCCTATATCGAGCCGTTGCTGGCGGCGTGCAGGACGATTGCCGCGCGACTCGGGCCGACTAGCGGCCGGTAGTTTTGCCGAAGCCGCTTCATCCGCTTCGTCCATAACAGACAACGTAGACACGCCCGGCGCGACAGATAAAGATCGGCAAGCGCCGGGCGTGCGTCAATCCCGATCCGGCGTTAAATACTTACACCGGATCCGCAACACACATCACTCCGCCACCGCGTACCGCTCCAGCCAGTGCGCGTATGGCGCGGGCAACACCCACGACGGCTTCTCGGCCTTCAGCGCCAGCGCCGCGTAATACGGCCAGTGCGGATCGGCCAGATGCGCGCGGCCGACCATCACCAGATCCAGTTGCTCCTGCGCGATCACGCGCTCGCAGTTCTCCGGCGAGTCGATGCCCCACGCCGACGACACCGGCAAGCCCCCTTCACGCCGCACGCGCTCGGCAATCGGCGCGAGGAACGCAGGTCCCCAGGGGATTTTCGCCTTCGGCGTCGAAAAGCCGACGCTCACGCTCAGCATGTCCAGACCGCCGGCGCGCATCGCCTTCGTCAGTTCGATCGATTCGTCGAGCGTCTCTTCATCGCGTCCGTCGTATTCGATCACGCCGAAACGCGCGGTCAGCGGCAGGTTGTCCGGCCACACTTCGCGCACGGCAGCGAGCGTTTCCAGCAGGAACCGGCTGCGGCCCGCGAGGTCACCGCCGTACTGATCGTCGCGCTGGTTCGCGTGCACCGAGAAAAAGCTCTGCGCGAGATAGCCATGCGCGAAGTGCAGTTCGAGCCATTCGAAACCGGCGTCGCGGGCACGGCGGGCGGCGGCCACGAAGTCGGCCTTCACGCGCGCGATGTCGTCGAGCGTCATCGCTTTCGGCACTTTGGGCAGGTTCGCGCCGAACGCGATCGCCGACGGCGACAACGTGTCCCAGCCGCGCGGATCGCCTTCGGGAATGTGGTCGTCGCCTTCCCACGGACGGTTCGCGCTCGCCTTGCGTCCCGCATGCGCGATCTGGATGCCGGGCACCGAGCCCGCCGCCTTGATCGACGCCGCGATCTGCGCCATGCCTTCGGCCTGCGCGTCGTTCCACAAACCCGTGCAGGCCGGCGTGATGCGTCCTTCCGGCGACACCGCCGTCGCCTCGACGATCACCAGCGCCGCGCCGCCGCGCGCGAGACTTGCGTAGTGCGTCTGATGCCACGCGTTGGTGAAGCCGTCGACGGCGCTGTACTGGCACATCGGCGGAACGGCGATGCGGTTGCGCAGTGAAACGTCCTTGAGTTGAAACGGAGTGAAGAGTGCTGACATGCTTATTCCTCGGTGTGTCCCGATGTTGCCGGGAGAAATCGGTTGTTCAGGCTGGCTAGACCGGCCCGGTGTGTCGGATCGGCTCGACGGCGACCAGCGGCTTGCCGGAGAAACGGCGCTGTCTCAGCGCATCCAGTTGTTCGGCCAGTCCCTCGAAATCGCCGACGATACCCGGTTCCGCTTGCAGTTGCCCTGCCGCGATCTCGCCGAGCATCTGCTCGCCGGCCTGCGTGAGCGCGTTCCATGCGGCGCTGTCGCCATAAACGTGCAACGCGCCCAGCGCGACCTCGTGCATCGACAATGCGCGGCCAAACGGCGCGCACGGCCATTGCGCGACACGCCCCTGGATGCAGACCAGGTGGCCGTTCGCCAGCAACGCGGGTGCAAGGCGCGCGGCGTGATCGGCGTCGACGCTGTCGATGATCGCGAAGAAGCGTTTCGGATCGTTGACAGGCCACGCCTGTCCGTCGCCCAGCGGACCTTCGATACATTCATCGACGCCGAGCGCCAGCAGGCGTTCCCAATGTCGCCGGTTGCACATGGCTGTGACGGCAAAGCCGCGCGCCACCGCCAGTTGCACCAGATACCGGCCCACCGCGCCGCCCGCACCGCTGATCAGCAACGTGCGGCCCCGGCCCGGCGGAAGTTTTTCGATTGCCTGAAACGCGGTCAGCGCCGGGCACGGGAAACTGGCCGCCACCGCGAAGTCCATGTTCGCCGGTACGCGCAGCAGCACTTCGGCGCGTATCGACGTGTATTCGGCGAAGCTGCCGTGTCGATGCAGGCTCTGGTGATAGGCGACGCGCTGCCCCAGCAGATCGTGCGGCACGCCGTCGCCGATTGCCACCACCGTTCCCGCGCCGTCGACACCCGGTACATGACCGGGTTGCCAGTCGAGCTGCTCGTCGCCGAGCACTTTCCAGTCGACCGGATTCAGGCCGATCACCGCGTTGCGCACCAGCACTTCGCCGGGCGCGATGGCCGGACGCGTCACGCGCTCCAGCACCAGATCGAGCGGACTCGCGCCGCCGCGCCAGACCCACGCCCGCCACGAAGCGGGAAGTTCCCTCTGCATTGCTTCAGCCTTGTCAGACATATGTGAGTGGACCGTTGGACAGGCGCGGATCAGCTAGCCGTGCCCGACTGATAAGCCCCCGCCGAATACGTCAACTCGTAGCTATGGCTATAGATTTCGAGGATGTTGCCGAACGGGTCTTCCATATAGACCATGCGGTACGGCTTCTCGTCAGGAAAATATTCGCGCACCGGCATGCGCTGCTTGCCGCCCGCCGCGACGATCTTTGCGGCCAGCCCTTCGACGTCCGGGTCCTGCACGCAGAAATGGAACACGCCGGTCTTCCAGTATTCGAAGTTGTTGGCGGGTTTTTCTGCATTCGGAAATTCGAAGATTTCCACGCCGACGCGGTCGCCCGTCGACAGATGCGCGATACGGAACGAACCCCAGCCCGCGCCGAACACATCGGTGCACATCACGCCGATCGCGCTCGGGTCCTCGGCAATCGTGGTGGGCGGCATGATCAGATACCAGCCGAGCACTTCAGTGTAGAACTTGACCGCGGCGTCGAGATCGGTCACCGACAGGCCAATATGGGAAAACGAACGAGGATAGGTTGTGGACATAAGCGGGCTCCTTCCGGGCAAATGGTGTGCTGGAAGGTTAGGCTTCCGTCGCTATAATTAAAACCACGTCCAGATTATCAATTCGATAAATTATCCTTATGCTGAATCCGCAATGGCTGCGAACTTTCACGACGCTGGCCGAACTCGGCAGCTTCACGCGCGCGGCTGAGCGGCTGCAATTGACGCAGGCCGCCGTGAGCCAGCATCTGCGGCATCTGGAGGACGAGTTGGGGTTGCTGGCGATCCGCCGTCCGCGTCAACTCGAATTGACGCCCGCCGGTCACGCGTTGCTCGCGTATTGCGAAGAAGCCGATCTCGCCGACAAGCGCTTGCGGCTGAGACTGAGCGGTGCGGACACCGAATCGGGTGAAATCAGTCTGATCAGCCCCGGTAGCATTGGACTTGCGCTGTTTCCGATCTTGCTGGGATTGCAGCAGGTCCATCCCGGCTGGGTCGTGCGACACCGCTTCGCGCCCGATTCCGAAGTGTTAGCCGCCGTGTTGCAGAACCAGTACGAACTCGGTCTGGTCACGCTCAAGCCTGACGATCCCCGGCTGGCCGCCAGTCATTTCACCGAGGAACCGCTGGAACTGGTCGTCCCCGCCGCGCATGCCGAGATGCACGAATGGAGCGATCTCGAACGGCTTGGTTTTATCGACCACCCGGACGGCCAGGCGATGGCAAGCCGGCTGCTGAGCCGCCGTTTTCCCGGCAATCCCGGTGTGCAGACATTGCGCCGCCAGGGTTTCAGCAATCAGATCGGTTTGATTCTCGAGCCGGTGGCGCGTGGCTTGGGATTCACGGTGATTCCGCGTTATGCGCGCACCGCGTTCGCCCGCCAGGAGGCGATTGCGGTCGTCGAATGCGGCGCGCCGGTCGTCGATACGCTGTGGCTGATCCATCGGTCGGAATGGCCGGTGTCCAGCTTTGCCGCGCGGGCTATCGAGCATCTTCGCGAGCAGGTCGCGAAACTTGGGACGGCGGGACGGTAGCAGCAACGCAGGCTGCCATTGCTGCGACCGCTGCAACTCGCCGCGATCCGGCGCCGTCGATTCCCCCGCCCTCAATCAGCCGCCGCTCCTGGCTGCGTCGTGGCCTGGTCAGCCGTTCTGAGCGATTTAGCGCCATCGGTGCCGTGCTGGATCGCATACAGTTCGCGGTTGCGCTCGACCGTGGCCGCCGACGGCGGATAGTCATTGCTGCGCGTCGGGACGATGCCGTCGACCTGTGCCTCGTGCAACTGCGCCATCACTTCGGCCCGCGTCAGTCCTGAATGGCTGGTCTGGGCAAACGCATTCGCGCCGAACGGCAGGCTGAGGGCGGCAATGGCAATAGCGGTAAGCAGTTTCATGGTGTTTCTCCGTTAGCGACCAGCCAATTGACCAGTCATGACAAGGACGTGTTGTGGCCTGAACCACGTTTGCATTCTTGTCATTCGAACTGTCGGAGCGCTGACCCGCTGATTACGGTTTCGTTATCTGCGCCTCGCCGTCGCCGCCCGAACCTTGTCCCGCGTTGCGCAGATCGTCCGCTGTCATTAACGCCGTCGGGCCGTTAGATAACAAAACGGTAATCTGGCCGTCCGCCGCCGGTAAGCGCCCCGCCCGCACACTCCCGATTCACACAGTTCGCGTCACGCATCCGTGCATTCCGTGCGGCCCTGCCCGTTCACCGGACACGGCCAGGACGCGCGCTTCCCTGGTCTCTTTTCAGGAACCCCTCATGTGGATCGTCAGGCTCGCGCTGCGCCGGCCCTATACCTTCGTGGTCCTCGCGGTGCTGATTTTTATCGTCGGCCCGCTTGCGATACTGCGCACGCCGACCGATATCTTTCCGAATATCGATATTCCCGTCGTCAGCATCGTCTGGACGTACAACGGTTTTTCCGCGCAGGACATGGCGAACCGGATCACGTCGAACTACGAGCGCGCGCTGACCTCCGACGTGGACGACATCGAGCACATCGAGTCGCAATCGCTGAACGGCGTCTCGGTGGTGAAGATCTTTTTCCACCCGGGCGCCGACATCAATCGCGCGATTGCGGAAGCGGCGTCCAACTCCGCATCGATCCTGCGCGTGCTGCCGCCGGGCACGTTGCCGCCGAACATCATCACGTACAACGCGTCGACGGTGCCGATCCTGCAACTCGGGCTGTCCAGCAACACGCTGTCCGAGCAGCAGCTTTACGACCTCGGTAACAGCGCGATCCGCACGCAACTGGCGACCGTGCAAGGCGCGTCGGTGCCGTTGCCGTTCGGCGGCAAGGTGCGGCAGATCATGGTCGATATCGATCCGCGCGCGTTGCAGGCCAAGGGACTCGCGCCGCTCGACGTGGTCAACGCGGTGAATGCGCAGAATCTGATCCTGCCGGGCGGCACCGCGAAGATCGGCACGAAGGAATACAACGTGCAGATGAACGGCAGCACCGACACCGTCGCCACGCTCAACGATCTGCCGGTCAAGACCGTGAACGGCGGCGTGGTCTACGTGCGCGACGTCGCCCATGTGCGCGACGGCTACGCGCCGCAAACCAACATCGTGCGGGCCGACGGCAAACGCGCCGCGCTGCTGACCATCGAGAAATCCGGCAGCACGTCGACGCTGACGATCATCCAGCAGGTCAAGGCGATGCTGCCGCATATCGCGGCCGGCCTGCCCAGTTCGCTGCACATCACCGCGTTGTCGGATCAGTCGGTGTTCGTGAAGTCGGCGGTGCTCGGCGTGGCGCGCGAAGCGTTGATCGCCGCCGCGCTGACCGCGCTGATGATCCTGCTGTTTCTCGGCAGCTGGCGCGCGACGCTGATCATCGCGGTGTCGATTCCGCTCGCGGTGCTGACCTCGCTGATCGCGCTGTCCGCGCTTGGACAGACCATTAACATCATGACGCTCGGCGGGCTGGCGCTCGCGGTCGGCATTCTCGTCGACGACGCGACCGTCGCGATCGAGAACATCACCCATCATCTGGAAAACGGCGAGCCGCTGCATGACGCGATACTGAACGGCTCCGGTGAAATCGCGGTGCCGACGTTCGTGTCGACGCTGTCCATCTGCATCGTGTTCGTGCCGATGTTCCTGCTGTCCGGCGTGGCGCGCTATCTGTTCGTGCCGCTCGCCGAAGCGGTGGTGTTCGCGATGATCGCGTCGTACTTCTTCTCGCGCACGCTGGTGCCGACGCTGGCGATGTATCTGATGCGCGCGCGCAGCCGGACGCCGGTTGGCGGCAACGGGCCGGTGGCGCGGCTGATCCGTTTTCAGGGCGGCTTCGAACAGCGTTTCGAGCGCTTGCGCGAGCGGTATCGCGGCGTGCTCGGCGCGGCGATGGCGAGTCCGCGCCGCTTCATCGTGATTTTCTTTGTGCTGTGCGTCGGCTCGCTCGCGTTGCTGCCGTTCGCGGGCCGCGACTTTTTCCCCGCTGTCGATACCGGTGAAATCCGTCTGCATCTGCGCGCGCCGACCGGCACGCGAATCGAGGACACCGCGCGCCTCACCGATCAGGTCGAAGCACGCGTGCGCAGCGTGATTCCGAAACCGGAACTCGCGGCGATGCTCGACAACATCGGCGTGCCGGTGAGCGGCATCAACCTGACTTACGATTCGTCCGATCCGATCGGCCCCGAAGATGCCGACGTGATGATCTCGCTCGCGGCCGGGCATCAGCCGACCGCTGGCTATGTCGCGACGCTACGCAATACGCTGGCGAAAGAGTTTCCCGGCGTCACGTTCGCGTTCCTGCCCGCCGATATCGTCAGCCAGATTCTGAATTTCGGCTTGCCCGCGCCGATCGACATCCAGATCGTCGGCAACAAGCTCGATGCGAACCGCGCGGTCGCCAACCGCCTGCTCGCGCAATTGCGCGGCGTGCGCGGGCTGGTGGACGCCCGTATCCAGCAACCCGGCGATGCACCCGCGATCAACGTGAACGTGGACCGCACGCGGGCAATCCAGGCGGGCCTGCTGCAACGCGACGTGTCGCAGAATCTGCTGATCGCGCTGTCCGGCAGTTCGCAGACGTCGCCGAATTTCTGGCTTGATCCGCGTAACGGCGTGAGCTATCCGCTGATGGCGATGATGCCGCAGTACGACGTCAACTCGTTGCAGGCGCTGGCGAATATTCCGGTGGCGGCGAGCGGCAGCGCGAGCGCCGCCGCGACGCCTGGCGTGCCCGCTCCGCAAAACCTGCTCGGCGCGCTGAG
Coding sequences within it:
- a CDS encoding IclR family transcriptional regulator → MSTLDSKPSSKESTAGATSTADAKTVAGAAAFSKFIAVLQLVADAETPPNVAKLSAASGYPRPTVHRIVAALQAEGLIVAAANGTTFGLGPRLVNLASRSWERSDLRLAAVDALMELRNVTSETIHLAVPSQGEMVYIEKLESPHAVRMASRVGTRVSLTSSSVGKAYLATLGVAEREALLKDAPLERFTERTLVSLDDVRNEVAATEQRGYAEDREENEIAISCFGAAIRGTDGRAVGCISISMPTYRLKADAQASYIEPLLAACRTIAARLGPTSGR
- a CDS encoding NADH:flavin oxidoreductase/NADH oxidase, translating into MSALFTPFQLKDVSLRNRIAVPPMCQYSAVDGFTNAWHQTHYASLARGGAALVIVEATAVSPEGRITPACTGLWNDAQAEGMAQIAASIKAAGSVPGIQIAHAGRKASANRPWEGDDHIPEGDPRGWDTLSPSAIAFGANLPKVPKAMTLDDIARVKADFVAAARRARDAGFEWLELHFAHGYLAQSFFSVHANQRDDQYGGDLAGRSRFLLETLAAVREVWPDNLPLTARFGVIEYDGRDEETLDESIELTKAMRAGGLDMLSVSVGFSTPKAKIPWGPAFLAPIAERVRREGGLPVSSAWGIDSPENCERVIAQEQLDLVMVGRAHLADPHWPYYAALALKAEKPSWVLPAPYAHWLERYAVAE
- a CDS encoding zinc-binding dehydrogenase produces the protein MQRELPASWRAWVWRGGASPLDLVLERVTRPAIAPGEVLVRNAVIGLNPVDWKVLGDEQLDWQPGHVPGVDGAGTVVAIGDGVPHDLLGQRVAYHQSLHRHGSFAEYTSIRAEVLLRVPANMDFAVAASFPCPALTAFQAIEKLPPGRGRTLLISGAGGAVGRYLVQLAVARGFAVTAMCNRRHWERLLALGVDECIEGPLGDGQAWPVNDPKRFFAIIDSVDADHAARLAPALLANGHLVCIQGRVAQWPCAPFGRALSMHEVALGALHVYGDSAAWNALTQAGEQMLGEIAAGQLQAEPGIVGDFEGLAEQLDALRQRRFSGKPLVAVEPIRHTGPV
- a CDS encoding lactoylglutathione lyase family protein; the protein is MSTTYPRSFSHIGLSVTDLDAAVKFYTEVLGWYLIMPPTTIAEDPSAIGVMCTDVFGAGWGSFRIAHLSTGDRVGVEIFEFPNAEKPANNFEYWKTGVFHFCVQDPDVEGLAAKIVAAGGKQRMPVREYFPDEKPYRMVYMEDPFGNILEIYSHSYELTYSAGAYQSGTAS
- a CDS encoding LysR family transcriptional regulator, translated to MLNPQWLRTFTTLAELGSFTRAAERLQLTQAAVSQHLRHLEDELGLLAIRRPRQLELTPAGHALLAYCEEADLADKRLRLRLSGADTESGEISLISPGSIGLALFPILLGLQQVHPGWVVRHRFAPDSEVLAAVLQNQYELGLVTLKPDDPRLAASHFTEEPLELVVPAAHAEMHEWSDLERLGFIDHPDGQAMASRLLSRRFPGNPGVQTLRRQGFSNQIGLILEPVARGLGFTVIPRYARTAFARQEAIAVVECGAPVVDTLWLIHRSEWPVSSFAARAIEHLREQVAKLGTAGR
- a CDS encoding DUF4148 domain-containing protein — protein: MKLLTAIAIAALSLPFGANAFAQTSHSGLTRAEVMAQLHEAQVDGIVPTRSNDYPPSAATVERNRELYAIQHGTDGAKSLRTADQATTQPGAAAD
- a CDS encoding efflux RND transporter permease subunit; this encodes MWIVRLALRRPYTFVVLAVLIFIVGPLAILRTPTDIFPNIDIPVVSIVWTYNGFSAQDMANRITSNYERALTSDVDDIEHIESQSLNGVSVVKIFFHPGADINRAIAEAASNSASILRVLPPGTLPPNIITYNASTVPILQLGLSSNTLSEQQLYDLGNSAIRTQLATVQGASVPLPFGGKVRQIMVDIDPRALQAKGLAPLDVVNAVNAQNLILPGGTAKIGTKEYNVQMNGSTDTVATLNDLPVKTVNGGVVYVRDVAHVRDGYAPQTNIVRADGKRAALLTIEKSGSTSTLTIIQQVKAMLPHIAAGLPSSLHITALSDQSVFVKSAVLGVAREALIAAALTALMILLFLGSWRATLIIAVSIPLAVLTSLIALSALGQTINIMTLGGLALAVGILVDDATVAIENITHHLENGEPLHDAILNGSGEIAVPTFVSTLSICIVFVPMFLLSGVARYLFVPLAEAVVFAMIASYFFSRTLVPTLAMYLMRARSRTPVGGNGPVARLIRFQGGFEQRFERLRERYRGVLGAAMASPRRFIVIFFVLCVGSLALLPFAGRDFFPAVDTGEIRLHLRAPTGTRIEDTARLTDQVEARVRSVIPKPELAAMLDNIGVPVSGINLTYDSSDPIGPEDADVMISLAAGHQPTAGYVATLRNTLAKEFPGVTFAFLPADIVSQILNFGLPAPIDIQIVGNKLDANRAVANRLLAQLRGVRGLVDARIQQPGDAPAINVNVDRTRAIQAGLLQRDVSQNLLIALSGSSQTSPNFWLDPRNGVSYPLMAMMPQYDVNSLQALANIPVAASGSASAAATPGVPAPQNLLGALSTLTRGTQQAVVSHYNVQPVLDIFASTQGRDLGSVAADVTRLVDQIRPQLPPGASIVMRGQVQAMHDSFSGLAAGLVFAIGLVYLLMVVNFQSWLDPLIIVSGLPGSLAGIAWMLFSTGTRVSVPALTGTILCIGIATANSILVINTAREFHHGGQPPLQAALDGGFSRFRPVLMTALAMLIGMLPMALGLGDGGEQNAPLGRAVIGGLALGTVSTLLFVPVVYGTVHAWLDKRRAARSERRGGPQENPHEASIAERTH